In Haliotis asinina isolate JCU_RB_2024 chromosome 16, JCU_Hal_asi_v2, whole genome shotgun sequence, the following are encoded in one genomic region:
- the LOC137268813 gene encoding cdc42 homolog yields the protein MQTIKCVVVGDGAVGKTCLLISYTTNKFPSEYVPTVFDNYAVTVMIGGEPYTLGLFDTAGQEDYDRLRPLSYPQTDVFLVCFSVVSPSSFENVKEKWVPEIVHHCNKTPFLLVGTQIDLRDDAATVEKLAKNKQKPITAEQGDKLARELKAVKFVECSALTQKGLKNVFDEAILAALEPPEPPKKKKCVIL from the exons ATGCAGACGATAAAGTGTGTGGTTGTTGGTGATGGAGCTGTGGGTAAAACATGCCTACTTATCTCGTACACCACAAACAAGTTCCCTTCAGAATATGTCCCAACG GTATTTGACAATTATGCTGTAACTGTGATGATTGGAGGTGAGCCCTACACGCTAGGGTTGTTTGACACAGCCGGACAAGAGGATTACGATCGTCTCCGCCCTCTCAGCTATCCACAAACTGATGTGTTCCTAGTCTGTTTCTCAGTAGTATCACCTTcttcatttgaaaatgttaaagaaAAG TGGGTACCCGAGATTGTCCACCACTGTAATAAAACCCCTTTCCTCCTGGTGGGAACTCAGATAGATTTGAGAGACGATGCAGCCACTGTAGAGAAACTTGCCAAGAACAAACAGAAACCAATAACAGCAGAACAGGGAGACAAGCTGGCGAGGGAACTGAAGGCTGTGAAATTTGTTGAATGCTCTGCACTAACACAg AAAGGCCTAAAGAATGTATTCGATGAAGCAATCCTGGCAGCTCTGGAACCCCCAGAGCCACCCAAGAAGAAGAAGTGTGTTATTCTGTGA